In Juglans regia cultivar Chandler chromosome 13, Walnut 2.0, whole genome shotgun sequence, the following proteins share a genomic window:
- the LOC109022253 gene encoding uncharacterized protein LOC109022253 encodes MGSKSLAFLSVLFFLLTIPLTIPISSSSALHASPDFNVPYPKAIADLKEAIVKGLGFQADDFKVSGFDLRDAQVGHSVAYEFDVEVDNKVLPFKLLEDVNRWEYVDLPIFRVEEPGRPVADQNGLVERGKSDPGLPVLAPFQLAGPMELWIQDAKDMRLSLPHDVDAGVLKKVVLADGAVVTVKGARSVSLRHPLDLPLPLNRTQNGFASGLLTLAERLRHASRAQGAPLLSLRIVGPTSLTSPASSSSSSTNRLKLKRLAPGLVELSSPSKALSTIDLEEEATLLTPSHFTTMWPLASVNGSNSNLLGFEALLSSVLGPKAHKKGSFRLLKADVSAQTFLKIGFGVEKKLKEGDGFDLVDFPAWRTKPERVKMHFEVLAKVDGEKVVPEKITQVNPVLVEDTMAPNLVVGNVTMSKTPIVHPPPDPFTL; translated from the exons ATGGGCTCTAAATCCCTCGCTTTCCTATCagtcctcttcttcctccttacCATCCCACTTACCATCCCAATTTCGTCGTCCTCGGCTCTGCATGCCTCGCCGGATTTCAATGTTCCCTACCCTAAAGCAATCGCT GACTTGAAGGAAGCGATCGTTAAGGGACTAGGGTTTCAAGCGGATGATTTTAAGGTTTCCGGGTTCGATCTGAGGGATGCCCAGGTGGGGCATTCGGTGGCGTACGAATTCGACGTGGAGGTCGACAATAAGGTCCTCCCCTTCAAGCTTTTGGAGGATGTGAACCGCTGGGAGTACGTGGATTTGCCGATCTTCCGGGTGGAGGAGCCGGGCCGACCTGTTGCCGACCAGAACGGGCTGGTTGAGAGGGGGAAATCGGATCCCGGGTTGCCGGTTCTCGCTCCGTTTCAATTGGCTGGACCCATGGAGCTCTGGATTCAGGACGCCAAAGATATGCGCCTCTCGCTGCCG CATGATGTGGATGCCGGTGTCTTGAAGAAAGTTGTTTTAGCGGATGGTGCAGTTGTTACTGTCAAGGGTGCTAGGTCAGTAAGCCTACGTCACCCACTTGATCTCCCACTCCCATTAAACCGAACCCAAAATGGATTTGCCTCTGGTCTTCTAACCTTGGCGGAACGGCTCCGCCATGCTTCTCGTGCTCAAGGTGCTCCGCTCCTTTCCCTTCGCATTGTTGGTCCTACCTCACTTACAAGCCCTGCCTCATCTTCGTCCTCTTCCACTAACAGGCTCAAGCTCAAGCGCCTTGCGCCAGGGCTTGTGGAGTTATCCTCACCGTCAAAGGCCCTTTCCACTATTGATCTTGAAGAAGAAGCCACCCTTCTCACTCCAAGTCATTTTACGACTATGTGGCCTCTTGCTTCTGTCAATGGCTCAAACTCAAACTTGCTTGGTTTTGAGGCATTGCTCTCTTCTGTGCTGGGTCCCAAGGCCCACAAGAAAGGTTCCTTCAGGCTGTTGAAGGCAGACGTGTCAGCTCAGACGTTTCTAAAGATAGGTTTTGGGGTTGAGAAGAAGTTGAAAGAAGGAGATGGGTTTGATTTGGTGGATTTCCCTGCATGGAGGACGAAGCCGGAGAGAGtgaaaatgcattttgaggttcTGGCAAAGGTGGATGGTGAGAAGGTTGTACCGGAGAAAATCACACAAGTTAACCCTGTACTTGTGGAGGACACTATGGCACCAAATCTGGTTGTGGGGAATGTGACGATGTCAAAGACCCCTATAGTTCATCCTCCTCCCGACCCTTTCACCTTGTAA